One stretch of Phaeobacter inhibens DSM 16374 DNA includes these proteins:
- a CDS encoding ABC transporter ATP-binding protein yields MLNATLEINDLAYRWPGRDGFSLTVPHLTVAAGETVLLLGESGSGKSTLLSLICGTVLPDRGEISIAGKTISALNNGARDTFRADHIGVIFQQFNLLPFGSVIDNILLPLRFAPSRRQRVSDAIAEASRLCSALNLPEGVISAKARTLSVGQQQRVAVARALIGTPPLIIADEPTSALDSGVQNAFLDLLFTQTASHGSSLLMVSHDSRLSACFDRVIHIEDIAQVKRAMT; encoded by the coding sequence GTGCTTAATGCAACCCTCGAAATCAACGACCTGGCCTATCGCTGGCCGGGCCGTGACGGGTTCTCGCTGACGGTCCCGCATCTTACTGTGGCAGCAGGCGAGACCGTGCTGTTACTCGGCGAAAGCGGCTCAGGAAAATCCACTCTTTTGTCGTTGATCTGCGGTACAGTCCTGCCGGACCGCGGAGAGATCTCCATCGCAGGTAAAACTATCTCCGCCTTAAACAATGGCGCGCGTGATACGTTCAGAGCAGATCATATTGGGGTTATCTTTCAACAGTTTAACCTGTTGCCATTTGGATCGGTGATCGACAATATTCTGCTCCCGCTCCGTTTTGCGCCGTCACGGCGGCAGCGTGTGAGTGACGCAATCGCGGAAGCATCGCGATTATGTTCGGCACTCAATTTGCCAGAGGGTGTTATCAGCGCCAAGGCCCGGACCCTAAGCGTGGGTCAACAGCAACGTGTTGCAGTGGCCCGAGCGTTGATTGGCACCCCCCCGTTGATCATCGCCGATGAGCCTACCTCAGCACTTGATAGCGGCGTTCAGAACGCTTTCTTAGACTTACTTTTTACTCAGACAGCATCGCACGGCTCCTCGCTGCTGATGGTCAGCCATGACTCACGGCTCAGCGCATGTTTTGACCGCGTGATCCATATAGAAGATATCGCTCAAGTGAAAAGGGCGATGACATGA
- a CDS encoding Fur family transcriptional regulator has translation MRKRAAARQLDVLTVLKACDKPMTAYQILEQLQTTEPNIAPPTVYRTLSALTDQGRAHRLESINAFVPCRCSHAESVPVLAICDDCGTVDEHDGSELLPKLTALTGQNAFHAVRHIVEIHGLCGACAA, from the coding sequence ATGAGAAAACGCGCTGCTGCTCGGCAACTGGATGTACTGACCGTGCTGAAAGCATGTGACAAACCGATGACCGCGTATCAAATTCTTGAGCAACTTCAGACGACTGAACCGAACATCGCGCCACCGACGGTCTATCGCACGCTTTCCGCGCTGACCGATCAGGGACGCGCTCACCGTCTTGAATCAATCAATGCCTTCGTGCCCTGCCGTTGCAGCCACGCCGAGAGCGTGCCCGTCTTGGCGATCTGTGACGACTGCGGCACCGTTGACGAACATGACGGTAGCGAGCTGCTACCGAAACTCACGGCCCTGACCGGCCAGAACGCCTTTCACGCCGTGCGGCATATCGTCGAAATCCACGGGTTGTGCGGTGCATGTGCTGCCTGA
- a CDS encoding chemotaxis protein CheW, whose protein sequence is MQSQAEAKYDDSEIKHAQHSEFVSFTVAGQAFCLKITQIREIRRWSPVTILPHAPADVLGVMNLRGAVIPIYDLSARFGLQQTEASERNVVIVVSVHGKPVGLLAESVSEIISINPDDIQDTPPVDSRNTMDYIQGIISHDETMVRIINLDAVITVPEQVIS, encoded by the coding sequence ATGCAATCGCAAGCTGAAGCCAAATATGACGACTCGGAAATCAAACACGCCCAGCACAGCGAATTTGTCAGTTTCACCGTTGCTGGCCAGGCGTTCTGTTTGAAAATCACCCAGATCCGTGAAATCCGGCGCTGGTCTCCGGTAACGATCCTGCCTCATGCACCTGCGGATGTGCTGGGGGTCATGAACCTGCGCGGCGCGGTGATCCCGATCTATGACCTGTCAGCACGTTTCGGACTGCAGCAGACAGAGGCGAGCGAGCGAAACGTCGTGATCGTCGTCTCTGTGCATGGCAAGCCCGTTGGCCTGCTGGCCGAGTCTGTCTCCGAGATCATTTCGATCAATCCTGATGACATTCAGGACACTCCACCGGTCGATAGCCGCAACACGATGGATTACATCCAAGGGATTATCTCGCACGATGAAACGATGGTGCGGATCATCAATCTGGATGCTGTCATCACTGTACCGGAACAGGTGATCTCGTGA
- a CDS encoding CheR family methyltransferase has product MTIANPIDTRADGFTLSDQDFEAIADFAHKHFGLAMSSSKKPLVSSRLARRLRKLNYTDFKSYLKELNGPNADAERSELLSLLTTNVTQFFREPHHFDTLRDDVLPPLLEKARRGDRVRIWSAGCSNGQEPYTIAMVLKELCPDVEKLDVKILGTDIDPVVVRKASSARYSADELSQIPQKYSGYYKIEGQDGAIRDDLRALLTFGVLNLIEPFPFKGKFDAIFCRNVAIYFDTPTQQKVWHAFQRSLNPGGYLFIGHSERMSGPAASALQTVGITTYLNSPAGGNT; this is encoded by the coding sequence GTGACTATTGCTAATCCCATCGATACTCGTGCGGATGGTTTTACCCTGTCGGATCAGGATTTTGAAGCCATCGCCGATTTTGCGCACAAGCACTTTGGGCTGGCTATGTCGAGCAGCAAGAAGCCGCTGGTTTCTTCACGCTTGGCGCGGCGGTTGCGCAAGCTGAATTACACCGATTTCAAATCCTATCTGAAGGAATTGAACGGTCCCAATGCGGATGCGGAACGCAGCGAACTGCTGTCTCTGCTGACCACAAACGTGACGCAGTTCTTTCGAGAACCGCATCATTTCGACACGTTGCGCGATGATGTCCTGCCGCCGTTACTGGAGAAAGCGCGTCGCGGAGATCGGGTGCGCATCTGGTCTGCAGGATGTTCTAACGGGCAGGAGCCTTATACCATCGCGATGGTGTTGAAAGAGCTCTGTCCGGATGTTGAGAAGCTGGACGTGAAAATCCTTGGCACGGATATCGATCCGGTGGTTGTCCGCAAGGCATCCTCCGCCCGGTATTCCGCTGATGAACTGTCGCAAATCCCGCAGAAATATAGCGGGTATTACAAGATCGAAGGCCAGGATGGGGCAATCCGCGACGACCTGCGCGCATTGCTGACATTTGGGGTACTCAATCTGATTGAACCTTTCCCGTTCAAGGGCAAGTTCGATGCGATTTTTTGCCGGAACGTCGCAATCTATTTCGACACTCCGACGCAACAGAAAGTTTGGCATGCGTTCCAACGCAGTCTGAACCCCGGCGGCTATCTGTTTATCGGCCATTCGGAACGCATGTCGGGGCCTGCGGCATCGGCGCTGCAGACCGTCGGCATCACCACTTACCTGAACTCTCCTGCCGGTGGGAACACCTGA
- a CDS encoding response regulator: MSLKDSLRVMVVDDMSTSRGILTQCLDELGVSNYMVENNGQSAFQKLVANPVHLVLSDYNMPGMDGLGLLKALREHRVTQRVGFILVTGKPTPEIVEVGRRLAMNNIIRKPFTVATMKQAIEQVVGRL, from the coding sequence ATGAGCTTGAAAGACTCTCTGCGCGTGATGGTCGTTGATGATATGTCCACCAGTCGAGGCATCCTGACACAATGTCTGGATGAGCTTGGCGTCAGCAACTATATGGTTGAAAATAACGGGCAATCGGCATTTCAGAAGCTCGTCGCCAATCCGGTGCACCTGGTGCTGTCTGACTATAACATGCCAGGCATGGATGGGCTGGGCCTTCTGAAGGCCCTGCGTGAACATCGTGTGACGCAACGCGTGGGCTTCATCCTGGTAACAGGCAAGCCAACTCCCGAAATCGTTGAGGTTGGCCGCCGTCTTGCAATGAACAACATCATTCGCAAACCTTTCACCGTTGCCACGATGAAGCAAGCTATTGAACAAGTGGTTGGCCGCCTATGA
- a CDS encoding glycosyltransferase family 2 protein: protein MTHSDFAIASDQVLERQLGAHCLAETTLLDCVVLPQKTGFLARLFFKSGTRFEDISTPGATVSPNQSGNAAAILETPIANPADPVVLKIQGQSFSLTAEPAETSLFAGLDVLLAIRNGESPETAASWMQYHVTQHGMQAAVIIDQAPPTESRLFIRELRNLAQTIEGLVQVVVIHSEIPLGQKGLPAEAHPVNVQGAPKRDWPEPPPIDPWRAPLGEFLIYEIIRERFLSDARAVANIDLCDLLAGQSELNIFDRAVQASDKYIRLLGTQTYPWRVRRNQDASFADHICTPFDSNIHHPRWCIAPGGYNDSHIWHQSQIIGAIAEPTQPSNFFRSMVLRHPTQKISHLVAKGSLLESPELLALSQKHLGGNPVRMPEKKRLPHPSAGTRTSVVTAMKNEGPFILEWLAYHRVIGVDDFLIYTNDCTDGTDALLKVLQDKEIVQHRDNPFRGTDTTPQHAALQAAQQEPLIQNADWIVCMDVDEFINIKCGNGHLSDLYAATQGANMVAMTWRLFGNNGVSEFSGELVTREFTRCAYEITRRPHQAWGFKTLFRNDGVFKKLGVHRPKGLRPHLWRDIHWVNGSGHAMPQKMFRSGWRSTIETYGYDLVQLNHYAVRSAESFLVKRDRGRVNHTERDQGLPYWFRMNNNSEEERSIQRLIPELEAEMARLLDDPDIAAAHDYTCQRHRQQIDELKKRNDMRTLYQEITGDRLRRLSRMHAHFCTNVFLSGPDVIPDELTQQDPAGDFFFTVPRIESKT from the coding sequence ATGACGCATTCAGACTTCGCGATCGCATCGGACCAGGTTCTGGAGCGTCAGTTGGGCGCGCATTGCCTCGCAGAAACCACCCTACTGGACTGCGTTGTCCTCCCTCAAAAAACCGGTTTTCTGGCCAGACTGTTTTTCAAATCTGGCACTCGGTTTGAGGACATCTCAACACCGGGTGCAACTGTTTCACCAAATCAGAGCGGAAACGCCGCTGCGATCTTGGAGACTCCCATAGCAAACCCTGCTGATCCGGTAGTGCTTAAGATACAGGGTCAATCATTCAGTCTCACCGCGGAACCCGCGGAAACCAGCTTGTTTGCCGGTCTCGATGTGCTGCTTGCGATCCGCAATGGCGAAAGCCCGGAAACAGCTGCGAGTTGGATGCAATATCATGTAACGCAGCATGGAATGCAGGCTGCTGTCATTATCGACCAAGCCCCCCCCACTGAAAGTCGCCTTTTCATCAGAGAGTTGCGCAATTTAGCGCAGACCATCGAAGGGCTAGTCCAAGTAGTCGTGATACATTCTGAAATCCCACTGGGTCAGAAAGGGCTGCCTGCAGAAGCACACCCTGTGAACGTTCAGGGCGCCCCTAAAAGAGATTGGCCAGAGCCGCCTCCCATAGACCCATGGAGAGCACCTCTGGGTGAGTTTCTGATCTATGAAATCATCAGGGAACGGTTCTTGAGCGACGCTCGCGCCGTCGCAAACATAGATCTATGTGACCTGTTGGCCGGGCAATCGGAGCTGAATATCTTCGACCGTGCGGTGCAGGCAAGCGACAAATATATCCGCTTACTTGGAACGCAAACCTATCCGTGGCGCGTCCGCCGGAACCAAGATGCCTCATTCGCTGATCACATCTGCACCCCGTTTGATAGCAATATCCACCATCCACGTTGGTGCATCGCACCCGGCGGCTACAACGACAGCCATATCTGGCACCAAAGCCAGATTATAGGAGCCATAGCCGAACCGACCCAACCGTCAAATTTCTTTCGGAGCATGGTTCTGCGCCATCCAACACAGAAAATATCACATCTGGTTGCCAAGGGTAGTTTGCTGGAGTCGCCGGAATTGCTGGCACTGTCCCAGAAACACCTTGGCGGGAACCCGGTGCGTATGCCTGAAAAGAAGCGCCTACCACACCCAAGCGCAGGAACGCGGACATCCGTGGTCACGGCCATGAAAAACGAGGGGCCTTTCATTCTGGAATGGCTGGCCTACCACCGGGTCATCGGGGTTGATGATTTTCTCATCTACACAAACGACTGCACGGATGGCACCGATGCGCTCCTGAAGGTTTTGCAGGACAAGGAGATTGTCCAGCATCGAGACAACCCCTTCCGCGGCACCGACACAACACCACAGCACGCAGCACTTCAGGCGGCTCAACAGGAACCCCTTATTCAAAACGCTGATTGGATCGTCTGTATGGATGTTGATGAGTTCATCAACATCAAATGCGGCAACGGACACCTCAGCGATCTGTATGCGGCGACGCAAGGCGCCAATATGGTCGCCATGACGTGGCGCCTGTTCGGCAACAATGGCGTGTCGGAGTTCTCAGGTGAGCTGGTCACGCGAGAATTCACACGATGCGCCTACGAAATCACGCGCAGACCTCACCAGGCATGGGGCTTCAAAACACTGTTCCGAAATGATGGCGTCTTCAAAAAGCTGGGCGTACACCGGCCCAAGGGGCTGCGACCACACCTCTGGAGGGATATTCATTGGGTGAACGGATCCGGGCACGCTATGCCGCAGAAGATGTTCCGCAGCGGCTGGCGCTCGACCATTGAAACCTATGGATACGATCTGGTGCAACTCAATCACTATGCCGTGCGCAGTGCTGAGAGTTTTCTGGTCAAACGGGACCGTGGCCGCGTGAACCACACAGAACGAGATCAAGGCCTACCCTACTGGTTTCGAATGAATAACAATTCTGAGGAAGAGCGCTCCATTCAACGCCTGATCCCCGAACTGGAGGCGGAAATGGCGCGGCTGTTGGATGACCCGGACATAGCTGCTGCACATGATTATACCTGTCAGCGGCATCGTCAGCAGATTGACGAGCTCAAAAAGCGCAACGATATGAGAACGCTATACCAGGAAATTACAGGAGACAGGCTACGCAGGCTTTCCCGAATGCATGCGCATTTTTGCACCAATGTATTTCTAAGCGGTCCGGATGTGATCCCTGATGAACTCACCCAACAGGATCCCGCAGGCGACTTCTTCTTTACGGTCCCGCGCATTGAATCCAAAACCTAA
- a CDS encoding ABC transporter permease: MILRLAIASLFARALTVGMTVLAIALSVALFLGVEKIRTGAKASFADTISGTDLIVGARSGSVQLLLYSVFRIGNATNNVTWESYQDIAKRPDVDWIVPISLGDSHHQFRVMGTTTAFFDHYKYRQGRPLKMADGAPMEDLFDTVIGADVAGTLGYHVGDPIIVAHGLASFAKHKDQPFRVSGILEKTGTPVDRTVIVSMKAIEAIHVDWQSGAQIPGQSTPVDVIREMELTPKAITAALIGVESPLQTFALQRAINEYREEPLLAILPGVALQELWSIVGIAETALLTVSAMVVVTALIGMMATIFSSLNERRREMAIFRAMGARPRTILSLLVLEAMMMATVGALLGLVLLYIGLFVAQPILDSTFGLWIPIDTPTLREFWVLLAVICAGVIVSLIPAMRAYRMSVADGMVVKT, from the coding sequence ATGATACTGCGCCTCGCAATTGCTTCCCTCTTCGCAAGGGCGTTGACCGTCGGCATGACGGTCCTTGCCATAGCATTGTCCGTCGCTCTGTTTCTTGGTGTTGAGAAAATACGGACCGGCGCCAAAGCGAGCTTTGCCGATACGATTTCCGGCACAGATCTAATTGTCGGCGCCCGGTCTGGGTCTGTACAGTTGCTGCTCTACTCTGTTTTTCGCATTGGCAATGCGACCAACAACGTCACTTGGGAGAGCTACCAAGACATCGCAAAACGACCCGATGTTGACTGGATAGTGCCGATTTCACTGGGCGACAGCCATCATCAGTTTCGCGTCATGGGAACAACCACAGCATTCTTCGATCACTATAAATACCGCCAGGGCCGGCCCCTGAAGATGGCGGATGGCGCCCCGATGGAGGATCTCTTTGATACCGTGATTGGTGCCGATGTTGCTGGCACGTTGGGCTATCATGTTGGGGACCCTATTATTGTAGCGCACGGGCTTGCGTCCTTTGCCAAGCACAAGGACCAACCTTTCCGCGTGTCCGGCATACTGGAGAAAACCGGCACGCCAGTCGATCGCACAGTCATCGTGAGTATGAAGGCAATCGAGGCAATTCATGTGGATTGGCAAAGTGGCGCGCAAATTCCCGGCCAATCAACGCCAGTAGACGTCATCCGCGAGATGGAGCTGACGCCCAAGGCGATAACCGCAGCTCTCATCGGCGTTGAAAGCCCATTGCAAACCTTCGCGTTGCAACGCGCCATCAATGAATATCGCGAAGAGCCCCTGCTGGCGATTTTGCCAGGCGTTGCGCTGCAGGAACTGTGGAGCATTGTCGGCATCGCGGAAACCGCTTTACTCACAGTGTCCGCGATGGTGGTGGTCACCGCTTTGATTGGAATGATGGCGACAATTTTCTCCAGCCTCAACGAACGGCGCCGCGAAATGGCAATCTTCCGTGCAATGGGCGCCCGGCCCCGGACCATTCTCAGCTTGCTGGTGCTGGAAGCAATGATGATGGCCACCGTTGGCGCGCTGCTTGGGCTGGTGTTGTTATATATCGGCTTGTTCGTGGCCCAACCTATCCTGGACAGCACTTTCGGCTTATGGATACCGATTGATACACCAACGCTGCGTGAGTTCTGGGTCCTTTTGGCTGTGATCTGCGCTGGCGTGATTGTGAGCCTCATACCCGCCATGCGAGCCTACAGAATGTCTGTCGCTGATGGTATGGTCGTAAAAACGTGA
- a CDS encoding DUF3299 domain-containing protein: MLNRRTVMMGLAGSVAAPHMAFGATPREIMWEDLIPPGVPYSEITGEGDLDLENDTWSPVYDANATKLNEALNGAFIKMPGFIIPFEISSDGVTDFMLVPYVGACIHTPPPPANQLVMVSTQTPWPGDMLWDPVWVTGTMRTQLQSTKLGQTGYSISANEMEVYVW; encoded by the coding sequence ATGTTGAACCGCAGAACAGTCATGATGGGGTTGGCTGGATCCGTCGCCGCGCCGCATATGGCTTTTGGTGCGACGCCCCGCGAAATCATGTGGGAGGATTTGATCCCCCCGGGGGTTCCCTACTCGGAAATTACTGGTGAGGGCGATTTGGACCTGGAAAATGACACATGGTCTCCAGTTTATGACGCCAATGCCACAAAACTGAACGAAGCGCTAAACGGTGCGTTCATCAAGATGCCTGGCTTCATTATTCCCTTTGAAATCAGCTCCGACGGAGTGACCGATTTCATGTTGGTTCCCTACGTCGGTGCCTGTATCCACACCCCGCCACCGCCTGCAAACCAACTGGTTATGGTGAGCACCCAGACGCCGTGGCCGGGCGATATGCTCTGGGATCCAGTTTGGGTAACAGGGACCATGCGAACGCAATTGCAGTCGACCAAACTTGGTCAAACCGGCTATTCCATCTCCGCCAATGAGATGGAGGTTTATGTCTGGTAG
- a CDS encoding response regulator yields MKTKVLAIDDSRTIRNLLAAALEEAGFEYHCAVDGREGVDMYADVAPDVVITDINMPNLDGFGVIEELRGDGINSKVPILVLTTESAPELKARARGAGATGWITKPFDDASLIFALKRVTGAAA; encoded by the coding sequence ATGAAGACGAAAGTTCTGGCAATCGACGATTCCCGCACCATCCGGAATCTCCTGGCCGCCGCTCTTGAAGAGGCCGGTTTTGAATACCATTGCGCCGTTGACGGCCGCGAGGGTGTGGACATGTATGCGGATGTGGCTCCGGATGTGGTGATCACCGACATCAATATGCCGAATCTGGACGGCTTTGGTGTTATCGAAGAGCTGCGCGGTGATGGCATCAACTCGAAAGTGCCGATTTTGGTGCTGACCACCGAGAGTGCGCCCGAGTTGAAGGCCCGCGCCCGTGGTGCTGGCGCTACAGGATGGATCACCAAACCGTTTGACGACGCCTCTCTGATTTTCGCGCTGAAGCGCGTTACTGGAGCCGCGGCCTAA
- a CDS encoding chemotaxis protein CheA translates to MAGSIQDTFFEECEELLEAMDEGLTAIEGGDHDPEVVNAVFRAVHSIKGGAGAFGLDELVAFAHKFETVFDEVRANRLQLDTKLIQLLLRCSDHLSDLVATSRDGGSVDEAHNDVLVSALEEYIDEEEEEVVFQPMGLGGAFEMAPIEVEQERVYTIRFHPLKDMYGTGNEPYFLFQTLADLGTLEVTLDESELPGFDALDTDESYLIWALTLTTTEPKSAIESVFEFVEGLCELSIDSDMDEEDDANALAALEAAFGAAPEEGGDQVTAPFEPPVSAPEPEAVEAPVAAKAAAPKAEAAKSEQRGPNPTLRVDLERVDRLINAVGELIINHSMLAQQIANLDVADLRDVETELEGFKNLARDIQEGVMSIRAQPVKPLFQRMARIVREASSATGKTAKLITEGEGTEVDKTVIERLSDPLTHILRNAVDHGIEKPEDREAAGKTKSGEIRLSASHRSGSVCIEIKDDGAGVNRPRVKQIAIDKGLIPENADLSDSEIDNLLFLPGFSTAKEISNLSGRGVGMDVVKNAVTALGGRINIASTPGKGSVFTIILPLTLAVMDGMVVSVADQTMVVPITSIVETMRGSDDMVNNLGADGTLLSIRGNFVPVCDVGGALGLSKADQDQPPGVYLLVETETGQRSALAVDDIHDQRQVVIKSLDGVCGNIPGVAAATILGDGKIAMILDPESILAASPSAAAFDTERRISNAIAS, encoded by the coding sequence ATGGCGGGGTCGATACAGGACACATTCTTTGAGGAGTGCGAAGAACTCCTCGAAGCAATGGATGAGGGTTTGACCGCTATCGAAGGAGGCGATCACGACCCTGAGGTGGTCAATGCTGTCTTCCGGGCGGTTCACTCGATCAAAGGGGGCGCAGGTGCTTTCGGCTTGGACGAGCTGGTCGCGTTTGCCCATAAATTTGAAACCGTCTTTGACGAGGTGCGTGCCAACCGGCTGCAACTTGACACCAAGCTTATTCAGCTGTTGCTGCGTTGTAGCGATCACCTGTCTGATCTTGTGGCGACCTCCCGCGATGGTGGCAGCGTTGATGAGGCACATAACGATGTGCTGGTCTCTGCTCTTGAGGAGTATATCGACGAGGAAGAAGAAGAGGTCGTATTCCAGCCGATGGGTTTGGGCGGTGCCTTTGAAATGGCGCCGATCGAAGTGGAACAGGAGCGGGTCTATACCATTCGTTTCCACCCATTGAAGGACATGTACGGCACCGGTAACGAACCTTACTTCCTGTTCCAGACACTGGCCGATCTTGGCACGCTTGAGGTGACACTGGACGAGAGTGAGCTACCCGGTTTTGATGCACTGGATACTGACGAAAGCTATCTGATCTGGGCGCTGACGCTCACCACGACAGAGCCGAAGTCGGCAATTGAGTCGGTTTTCGAGTTCGTGGAAGGACTGTGTGAGTTGTCCATCGACTCCGATATGGATGAAGAGGACGATGCCAATGCGCTGGCTGCGCTGGAGGCTGCATTTGGTGCCGCTCCAGAGGAAGGTGGTGATCAGGTGACTGCCCCTTTTGAACCGCCGGTCTCAGCTCCAGAGCCGGAGGCCGTGGAAGCCCCGGTGGCCGCCAAAGCGGCGGCGCCAAAAGCTGAGGCCGCGAAATCCGAGCAGCGTGGGCCAAACCCGACGCTGCGGGTCGATCTGGAACGGGTCGACCGGTTGATCAACGCCGTTGGCGAATTGATCATCAACCATTCGATGCTGGCACAGCAGATTGCCAACCTCGATGTCGCAGACCTGCGGGATGTGGAAACTGAACTGGAGGGCTTTAAAAATCTGGCCCGTGATATCCAGGAAGGTGTCATGTCCATCCGCGCACAACCCGTTAAACCGCTGTTTCAGCGGATGGCGCGGATCGTGCGGGAAGCCTCCTCAGCGACAGGCAAAACTGCCAAGCTGATCACCGAGGGTGAGGGTACCGAAGTTGATAAGACCGTCATTGAACGACTGTCTGATCCGTTGACCCACATCCTGCGCAACGCAGTCGATCATGGTATCGAAAAGCCCGAGGACCGCGAAGCGGCGGGCAAGACCAAGAGCGGTGAAATCCGGCTATCGGCGTCTCATCGCTCCGGCAGTGTCTGTATCGAGATCAAGGATGATGGTGCCGGTGTTAATCGGCCGCGTGTGAAACAGATTGCCATCGACAAGGGCCTCATTCCCGAGAATGCGGACCTTAGCGATAGCGAGATCGACAACTTGTTGTTCCTGCCGGGTTTTTCCACGGCAAAGGAGATCTCAAATCTGTCCGGGCGCGGTGTCGGAATGGATGTGGTGAAGAACGCAGTCACAGCCTTGGGGGGGCGGATCAATATTGCCTCCACGCCGGGTAAGGGCTCAGTCTTCACCATTATCCTACCACTGACGCTTGCTGTGATGGACGGGATGGTTGTGTCCGTAGCGGATCAGACCATGGTTGTCCCGATCACTTCGATTGTCGAGACGATGCGCGGCAGCGATGATATGGTCAACAACCTGGGCGCCGATGGCACGCTACTGTCGATCAGGGGGAATTTTGTTCCTGTCTGCGACGTCGGCGGCGCGCTTGGACTGTCCAAGGCTGATCAGGATCAGCCACCTGGGGTCTATCTTCTGGTCGAGACAGAAACCGGTCAGCGCAGTGCTTTGGCTGTGGATGACATCCATGACCAACGTCAGGTCGTCATCAAGAGCCTTGATGGCGTATGTGGAAACATTCCTGGCGTCGCGGCCGCAACCATTCTTGGTGACGGCAAGATTGCCATGATCCTTGACCCCGAAAGTATTCTTGCGGCTTCGCCTTCTGCAGCCGCTTTCGACACAGAGCGGAGAATAAGCAATGCAATCGCAAGCTGA
- the zrgA gene encoding zinc uptake protein ZrgA, with translation MKRTLSLFAIIAALPALAEGTRELDAHEHGVGTLNIAIETTTVAMEFKAPGADIVGFEYAAKSETDISAVNAAIATLNTPLQLFVVPDSALCSIVDAHAALAGEEEHEEHADEHAHEAHTDEQHTHDHGHEDHEKHDGAEHEEHGHEEHNGDHHDGHAEHPAHSEFYANYLLDCENPEALSEMKFAYFSAFPQAQRVDVQVIKSTGARAYQVDRNAPVLNLEP, from the coding sequence ATGAAACGAACGCTCTCATTGTTTGCTATCATCGCCGCTCTGCCTGCATTGGCAGAGGGCACGCGCGAACTTGATGCCCATGAACATGGCGTTGGGACGCTAAACATTGCGATCGAAACCACAACGGTCGCAATGGAGTTCAAAGCCCCGGGGGCAGACATTGTCGGGTTTGAATACGCCGCAAAAAGTGAGACAGATATTTCCGCAGTTAATGCAGCGATTGCCACACTCAATACACCGTTGCAGTTGTTCGTTGTCCCGGACTCAGCGCTCTGCAGCATAGTGGATGCACATGCAGCGCTTGCAGGCGAGGAGGAACATGAAGAGCACGCTGACGAACACGCGCATGAGGCGCACACCGATGAACAGCACACGCATGATCATGGGCATGAGGATCATGAAAAACATGATGGCGCCGAACATGAGGAACATGGACACGAAGAGCATAATGGTGACCATCATGACGGTCACGCTGAGCATCCTGCCCACTCCGAGTTTTATGCAAACTACCTGCTAGACTGTGAAAACCCTGAGGCATTGAGTGAAATGAAATTTGCCTATTTCAGCGCCTTCCCGCAGGCGCAGCGTGTTGATGTACAAGTGATCAAATCAACTGGTGCGCGCGCCTATCAGGTTGACCGCAACGCGCCGGTCTTAAATCTGGAGCCCTGA